The sequence cccTCCAGTTTATTTAACTGGGTAAACAGCattacttacattaaaaaaaaaagtaaaatctccATGAAGTTCACTGATTCAGGATAACCACTGTTTACTAATGTAGCTGATTCATAGAGTGATAGAATGATAACAAATGGATTTAAATTTCAGgatgaagaaatttttttttgtggtttcAAAAATGTGGTCTAAGGAATATAGGTAAAATGAGTGTGGAGGAAAATATCTAGtttccttggatttttttttttaatctttaaatatttgttcacaTCTCtggttatttcttctttttttttaagttgtttttcccatttacttttattagttggaggctaattactttacaatattatagtggttttttgccatacattgacatgaatcagccatggattcacatgtgttccccatcctgaacccccctcccacctatcCTTTTTTTACTTCAAAGTTTATAGAAAAGCATTTGTTGAAGGCCCACTGTGTATAAGATGTTGCCCTAAGTTCTGAGAAAAAAAAGTAGCAAACGGTTTTATTGAGATTTATTATTTACCATTTAAATTTCTCAAACTCctggaaatacagagaaaaataactttaaattttaaaacacaataatCTTAAAATTGCAAAAGTAGAGCATTGAATGAGGATAATTGAATATGTggcacattaaaaaaatgcaaattgcAGCTCAAAGTATATTTATAAACCTTCAGAATTTCTTGTGCAGGGAAACCCATTTCCCTGCTTCAGTTCAATTGCTTAGTCTGCCAAAATTAGATTAGCCAAAGCATTAATGTGTGTTTGAAGTATGGAAATCCAATATTTTGACAAATTTTaaccagatgagaaaaataagtaCCAACCCTTGCACCTGCCTGAGACCTTTGCCGTTTAGGTTCATAGTTCTCACCCCTGGTTTGCTGATTCCTGGCTTATTTTTCCTGCAGTATTTGTTAAATCAGTTTCCCTTGTGCAATAAATTGACCTGAAAGATCACGGCAGTTTGCTTTGGAAACCAAATGAACACTTTCAAGTCACTTGGTATCTTGTGATAGAACTCATTCGTAACTGTTTTTTGGAGTATggaaatatttaggaaaattagTAAAGTAGATATCACATGCATAATTTGACTCAGAGAGTCGCTCACATTTTTGCTCTTTGGCTTTGAAATCACTGGAAGgggaaataaacagaaagaggagagaggagaaaatggtaTAGGGACAGATGTTTCTGAGATGAGATGGATGTGGTGGCTGAGAAGTTGGGCGCATTAAAAACCTTGGTTTCAGACCATAGCTCCTACAACCTGCAGGTCTGAGGCTTTTGCAGAGGGCTGATTGATGGCACTTGCCATCTTGGGATGACTGGTTCAGGCTTTGAGATTGACTGATCAGTGAACCAATTTAGATATGGGCCCCTGGCTCAGAAATTGCACAAAGGACGATGGCAGCAGTGAGTAGAGTAAATTTGATGAGATGTCAGGATTCTCTTAAAACACTGGTCTTGCCTTTCTGTGCAGCCTTTAACTGAATACCATTGAATTCCACCTGGGGGAAACAAGAGATCATGATAGAAGAATCCCTTAGAGGGTGCAACTGACCTGGCTTCAGATGCTTCAGATAACAggtcaaaaaaaggaaaaaaaggttcatctgtatcatttttctagatgccacatataagcgatattatacgatatttgtttttctctttctgacttcactctgtacaacagtGTCTAGGTCTATCTGCATCTCAGCAAACAGcactatttccttcctttttataacatatatacactactatgtatcaAATAGATAACTGAGaactgactgtatagcacagggaactctatactCAGTGTTCATGATGACCTACATtgggaagatattttaaaaagaagggatctgtatctatatctatatatctatacctatctatctatctatctatctatctatctgattcactttgctgttcaggagaaactaacatttacagcattgtaaagcaactatactccagttaaaaaaaaaaaacaaaaaaccaagaacaaaggaaaacaaagtgaAAGCTCTAGATCCATGAGAATACAATCATCTTGCCTTTTAAGAACTCCCACCTAAAGTTATTCTAGTTGGGTACATTACAATACAAAGCTTTGAAACTGTAAAACAAAATAGCTTTCAAACTCAGTTGACAAAAGCTATGCAATTGCCTTTCACTATGTAGAAGTTTCTGAAATGTTAGCTGTTTGGAGACCTAATAATCATCTCTCAGTTTTACCCAGGTCATGAGCTATTCAAAGGGCTGAATCCACAGAGTTGTTTAAATGTGTAAGTGTTTCTTAGGAATGGAGGCATGTCCTTGACCTCATTTAATTTTCCCCCAATTATAAGTACATGTTCACtgtagaaaatgtggaaaatacacAGAAGTACAAAGTAAGTGACAATACTGTCTAGTAACTCCCCCAGTTGTATGGGGGAGAACACCAAGAACATTTCTCTAAAGGCAGCAAAACATATGACTCTTTGGAAATTTGAGAAAACAGCAGTCTTTTTCAATTGGGAGTAATTTTGTTCCCCAACCTAAGGACATTAGATAATGCCCAGAaccattttttattattgaattataagaatgacttatatatattttgaaaatgaatcctttatcagatattcTTCCAGTTTTTGACTTTTCATTCTTCTAACAGAATatctttcttattaaaaaattttttttggctgcaccacatggcttaCCCCaataagggatcaaacccacaccctatgcattggaaggcaaagtctttaaccactagactgccagggaagtccccagaaacatttttttttttttgtctttgatttatttcactaagcataatacattcctcatcttctttatccattcatctgtgatgggcacttaaagtgaaaaagtgaaagtgaagttgctcagtcgcgtctgactctttgtgaccccatggactgtaacctactaggctcctccctccatgggattttcccagaaacatttttattgttacaACTTAGAAGATATTACTGGGATGAAGTGAGTATAAGCCAGAGATGTGCTAACCATCCTTGAATACACAAAATAGCCCTATATAACAAAGAATTATCCTGTCAAAGTGTCAATAGTGTTGACAAACTGTTGATAAAACCATCAAAAGCCTAAGTTCCAATTGTATTTGTTTTGCGTCAGTGTGAAATGGCAGACTTTCCATGTTAGAAAACTGTTCTTCCTACAACATTGTAATTATTCTAGGTCCTTGACCCAACCAAGAGATATATATTGTCAAGATTTTGCTGTATAAGCTTCCAGGCTTTTATGTGCAGAGTTTTTATGATAAGCTTACTAGAGGTCTACCTGTACACATTCAGGAAGAGAAGAGCAGTCACTGAAAGCTAATATTTCATGGCTCTGCGGGGTGGAGGGGCTTGGCCCCTTTCCTCTTTGACAAGGAAGGGGCTCTTGATTGGCACAGGTGAGAGTCAGAGGGAACTTGGGATTCGGAGAGGGGATGAGGGTTACATCGGTTGAACAAAGCTCAAGTAACCCTATTAAAACCAGCACCCCAGCAGACATGACCCCaaattctcttcctctctctcaacTGACTTtgatttcctctcatttttttctcctcttccattttcATAGAGAATTTTAGAGTTTCGCTTTGTGGATTTTTATATATAAGTGGTATACTACACATACTGTTTTGTCCATGACTTTTTTCTGcccaacaatttaaaaaatattttttcatgttaacAGAGTGATCTGTTCATTCTAAGTATTGCATAGCAATCCGGGAACTGAATATATCAGAGTTTAACAGTTACCTATAGACATTTAGATCATTTCTGTTACTGTCCTATCAAACATAATGTTGCAATAACCTTGATATGTGCTTTTTTGTGTTACATGTATTTCTCTGCAGTAGCTTCCAAGAAATGAATTGCTTTGTAGAAAATTgagctcatttaaaattttaactgaaaTTCACAAATTGTCTTAAAAAAGCCAAACCAATCTAAACTGTCATTAGAAAATGTATGAGTTCCCATTTTCCCGTATAGTCACTAGCACTTGCTATTACAAAACTCTTGTAATTTTTAGAGATCTGAtgggttaaaaatatttttgtaatttgaatttctttgatATTTACTCTTAggttgagcagcttttcatgtttttagGTTAAGTCATTTATATGTCCTCTTCTGAAAATTACCTTTACATCTCCTTtaacaattttgtttctttttgattgTTGGTCTTTGAAAAACTTAGTTTTCTAGAAGTTATTTATTCTGGgaagatattaatattttttctgttatttatttccaatttttttcactcagtttatccctcatctttttaattttggggttatcatttatttcataaattttaaaatattgatatattcaaatttatctattatttcttttataatcttGCCTTTTGGATGTTAAGGAGGCCTCCtttcttttaagtttaaaatatgtcctccaatattttcttctaaaattttcatcatttggatttttgtttctttaattcatGTGGACAAGGCTGGGTTTCTGGACATGAAACCTATGTGATTGCACAGAGTCCTACATTTAGAAGGaaattatgtattaattttttgtGAGGATGTGAATGATGTGAATGAGGCAGTATATAGATTTCTTTAGGAATGCATGCTCTGTAGTTAAACACTCACATTTGAATTAGCCAGCACTGCTTAAATGTGTAACATCATGTAAATTTCTCCTCAGATTTCTCATCCTTAAATTGGGAATAGTGACAAGATCCAGCTCAAATCATTGTTTTACTGATGTGATGTAATCCAGGTAAAGCCCTTAGTAAAGAATCTAACGTGTAGTAAATGCTCATTCAATGTTTGCTCTTATGTAAGTTTTCCTGTGCTCATTTTAATTAAAGACTTTTAAAGTGTCATGACTTACCTTTAATAAGGATCTCTTTTATACAGTACTGTCCAGGTTTTGTTCTGCAGGTTCCAAAGTCCAAAAGACATCCATGAAAGGGGATTGAGAGGTTGCATTGTCTACAAACCACACCTCCAACAGCTCAAGTACAGGATAggaaaaataaggggaaaatagacatcagagagggaaagacagacagagaaaagaaTAATCCAAAAATAAAGTAgtgattttcaattttaaaaaataaacaatattttataaattgattCTAAAAactcatataaatttaaaatattttatttggggaATTTAATGGGGTGAATTTTATAACATATGCAACGTTAAAGAAGTGGAAGCACTCTGAACGAATTAAAAATGAAGCCAGGTGGGCTAAACAACTTAGTTGGTTAAAATAAATTCAGGATCTCAGAGCCTAATTAAATTAAACCAAAGTTATGTAGCCAGAATATTTAATTGCAGCCATATATTCACTGTTAGGCCTTTGTTTCAATGTCTAAGGCAGTACGTTACATGTAGTGGGTTCTCTGTGAGCATTTATCGCTTTATGTTTacgtattgttgtttagttgctaagttgtatccaactgtttttcaaccccatggactgtagcctgccaggctcttctgttcatggaatttcccaggcaagaattttggtgtgggttgctgtttccttctccaggggatcttcctgacccagggatcaaacccgggtctcctgcactgtaggcagcttctttactgtggagccataagggaagccctgtTTGCACATTGGTAGATTCTA comes from Cervus elaphus chromosome 29, mCerEla1.1, whole genome shotgun sequence and encodes:
- the C29H9orf57 gene encoding uncharacterized protein C9orf57 homolog, translating into MRTVFNGAFIFFCLLGAVGGVVCRQCNLSIPFHGCLLDFGTCRTKPGQYCIKEILIKGGIQWYSVKGCTERQDQCFKRILTSHQIYSTHCCHRPLCNF